The Bemisia tabaci chromosome 8, PGI_BMITA_v3 genome has a segment encoding these proteins:
- the LOC109038762 gene encoding minor histocompatibility antigen H13, whose translation MDITNFIINQAKETLTEAEPAEDVNPNRKVPASPEGMAIAYVSLLIMAIFPIFFGSFRSVKHHESKKASGETPELMSKKDALVFPLIASAALLGLYIFFKIFSMDNLNVLITGYFFCLGVFALCHLLSPLISSLVPSGIPNTRFQLTFKEDDEDVIDYKFCAHDIVCLLCCSAFGSWYIFQKHWIANNLIGLAFAINGVELLHINNVMTSCILLCGLFLYDIFWVFGTNVMVTVARSFNAPIKLVFPQDLLERGISGSNFAMLGLGDIVLPGIFIALLLRFDKSLNRKSHFYFNATMLAYFVGLLVTVGVMHTFNHAQPALLYLVPACLGTPLFLALIRGDFSALIAYSDYPTEEKEASEKEVTTKSSETKSSKQTKNTDGSKSKTN comes from the exons ATGGACATTACAAACTTTATCATAAACCAGGCCAAAGAGACTTTAACGGAGGCAGAACCCGCCGAAGATGTCAATCCAAATAGAAAAGTTCCTGCTTCACCCGAAGGAATGGCCATAGCTTATGTCAGTCTACTCATTATGGCAATATTCCCTATATTCTTTGGATCTTTCAGGTCCGTCAAACATCACGAATCTAAAAAG GCGAGCGGTGAGACTCCAGAACTGATGTCGAAGAAAGATGCTTTGGTTTTCCCTTTGATTGCGAGCGCTGCTCTCTTGGGActctatatttttttcaaa ataTTTTCTATGGATAATCTAAATGTTCTGATAACAGGGTATTTCTTCTGTCTTGGTGTTTTTGCTCTCTGTCACCTTCTTAG tcCCCTGATTTCTTCATTAGTTCCATCTGGGATTCCTAACACAAGGTTTCAGCTCACGTTTAAGGAGGATGACGAAGATGTAATCGATTATAAATTCTGTGCGCATGATATCGTTTGTCTGCTATGCTGCTCTGCTTTTGGATCTTGGTATATCTTCCAGAAG CATTGGATAGCAAATAATTTGATTGGACTAGCATTTGCAATTAATGGAGTTGAACTTCTTCACATTAATAATGTGATGACAAGTTGCATTTTGCTCTGTGGTTTATTCCTGTATGATATCTTTTGGGTATTCGGCACGAATGTGATGGTTACTGTCGCAAGGTCATTCAACGCCCCAATAAAAT TGGTCTTCCCCCAAGACTTACTAGAAAGAGGCATTTCAGGCAGCAACTTTGCCATGCTTGGATTGGGTGATATTGTGCTTCCTGGTATATTTATTGCACTTCTTCTTAGATTCGACAAAAG TCTGAACAGAAAATCTCATTTTTACTTCAATGCCACCATGTTGGCATACTTCGTGGGACTTCTTGTTACCGTAGGTGTAATGCATACGTTCAACCACGCTCAGCCAGCATTACTGTATTTAGTTCCTGCCTGTCTTGGAACTCCACTATTCTTAGCATTAATCAGAGGAGATTTCTCTGCACTCATAGC ataCTCAGATTATCCTACAGAAGAAAAGGAAGCTAGTGAGAAAGAAGTTACTACGAAAAGCAGCGAAACAAAATCGTCAAAACAAACTAAAAACACTGATGGTTCCAAGAGCAAAACAAATTAG